One genomic window of Stieleria sp. JC731 includes the following:
- the rpsQ gene encoding 30S ribosomal protein S17, whose protein sequence is MPKRVVSGIVTSDKMDKTRRVEINRSVKHPKYKKYVRRRTVCHVHDENNESNVGDRVEIVESEPLSKLKRWRLVRVIEKSTEVDLVALRAARKEAEQAEAAAAGSESE, encoded by the coding sequence ATGCCAAAACGCGTAGTTTCGGGCATCGTCACCAGCGACAAGATGGACAAGACGCGCCGCGTCGAAATCAATCGGTCGGTGAAACACCCCAAGTACAAGAAATACGTCCGTCGCCGTACCGTCTGTCACGTGCATGACGAGAACAACGAGTCGAACGTCGGCGACCGCGTCGAAATCGTCGAAAGCGAGCCGCTGAGCAAGCTGAAACGATGGCGATTGGTCCGTGTGATCGAAAAGAGCACGGAAGTCGACCTGGTTGCCCTGCGTGCGGCACGTAAAGAAGCCGAGCAGGCCGAAGCAGCTGCTGCTGGTAGTGAAAGCGAATAA
- the rpmC gene encoding 50S ribosomal protein L29, translating into MTSNSELREMSDEQLEATAAEAARELFQLRFQSQSERLNTPSDIRKNRRLIARIKTIQTERSKAAEANSTPA; encoded by the coding sequence ATGACCAGCAACAGTGAACTGAGAGAAATGAGCGATGAACAGCTCGAAGCGACTGCCGCAGAAGCGGCTCGTGAGCTGTTTCAATTGCGATTCCAGTCTCAGTCGGAGCGTTTGAATACGCCCAGCGATATCCGAAAGAACCGACGATTGATCGCTCGGATCAAAACGATCCAAACAGAGCGGTCGAAAGCCGCGGAAGCAAACTCCACACCAGCCTAA
- the rplP gene encoding 50S ribosomal protein L16 — translation MALMPKRVKHRKSQRGRIKGSATRGNRVVFGDFGIQSLEPGWIKATTIEAGRIAAQQYVRGEGKLYIRIFPDKSVTSTPLETRMGKGKGEPDFWAAVVKPGTILYELGGVTEQQAKVCFARLASKLPVKVRFVERRTF, via the coding sequence ATGGCGTTGATGCCCAAACGGGTCAAGCATCGAAAAAGCCAAAGAGGTCGCATAAAAGGTAGTGCGACTCGTGGTAATAGGGTCGTCTTTGGTGACTTCGGGATCCAGTCTCTGGAACCCGGATGGATCAAAGCGACCACGATCGAGGCGGGCCGTATTGCGGCCCAACAGTATGTCCGCGGTGAAGGAAAGCTTTATATCCGCATCTTCCCCGACAAGAGTGTCACCAGCACACCACTGGAAACTCGGATGGGTAAAGGTAAGGGTGAGCCTGATTTCTGGGCCGCAGTCGTCAAGCCGGGAACGATTCTTTATGAACTCGGCGGCGTGACCGAACAACAGGCCAAGGTTTGTTTCGCTCGTTTGGCGAGCAAGCTGCCGGTCAAAGTACGTTTTGTCGAACGACGAACGTTTTAA
- the rpsC gene encoding 30S ribosomal protein S3 codes for MGQKVNPIAFRTGVTRGWSSRWYASKQDFADLLVEDRKLRNFIRNHPKKTQYKNAGIDRIEIERTRDEVRVMLYVARPGLIIGKKGQEIEILQAELQNLIGRRINLKVEEVGRPELQAQLVAEDIAQQLQKRSSFRRTMKRSLEQTMDAGAKGIKIQLAGRLGGAEMARREKQSLGSIPLSTLQAKIDYGTAEAMTPQGHIGIQVWVNQGTYGDDNDGVDAQTGQASKKPKRSHKR; via the coding sequence ATGGGACAAAAAGTAAACCCGATCGCGTTTCGAACCGGAGTAACCCGCGGCTGGTCGAGTCGTTGGTATGCGTCCAAGCAAGACTTCGCGGACCTGCTGGTTGAAGACCGCAAACTGCGCAACTTCATCCGCAACCACCCGAAAAAGACACAATATAAAAACGCCGGAATCGATCGCATCGAAATCGAGCGAACACGCGACGAAGTTCGTGTGATGCTCTACGTTGCTCGCCCCGGTCTGATCATCGGTAAGAAGGGTCAAGAGATTGAGATCCTGCAAGCCGAATTGCAAAACCTGATCGGTCGACGAATCAACCTCAAGGTTGAAGAAGTCGGACGCCCAGAACTGCAAGCACAGTTGGTTGCCGAAGACATCGCGCAGCAGCTGCAAAAGCGATCCAGCTTCCGTCGTACGATGAAGCGATCGCTAGAACAAACCATGGATGCCGGAGCCAAGGGGATCAAAATCCAATTGGCCGGTCGATTGGGCGGAGCCGAAATGGCACGCCGCGAAAAACAAAGCTTGGGCTCAATTCCGTTGAGCACCTTGCAAGCGAAGATTGATTACGGGACCGCTGAAGCCATGACGCCACAGGGGCACATCGGTATTCAAGTCTGGGTTAACCAAGGTACTTACGGAGACGACAACGATGGCGTTGATGCCCAAACGGGTCAAGCATCGAAAAAGCCAAAGAGGTCGCATAAAAGGTAG
- the rplV gene encoding 50S ribosomal protein L22 yields the protein MSIFKASHRNARISPRKVRLVADLVRGQYADEALDLLKFQPQRGARMLEKVIRSAVANALDPDQTSGNPYRIQDLVLTDVRVDGGSMFRRMRPRARGSAHIIKKRSSHISVSVTPIDEIAEV from the coding sequence ATGTCAATATTTAAAGCTAGCCATCGCAATGCCCGTATCAGTCCACGCAAAGTGCGATTGGTCGCGGATCTGGTTCGAGGTCAATACGCCGACGAGGCGTTGGACCTGCTGAAGTTCCAGCCGCAACGCGGTGCACGAATGCTGGAAAAGGTCATTCGCAGTGCAGTCGCAAACGCACTCGATCCCGACCAGACATCCGGCAACCCCTACCGCATTCAAGATTTGGTACTGACCGACGTTCGTGTCGATGGCGGATCGATGTTCCGTCGCATGCGACCACGTGCTCGCGGTAGTGCCCACATTATCAAGAAACGCAGTAGCCACATCAGCGTTTCGGTCACACCGATCGACGAAATCGCTGAAGTCTAA
- the rpsS gene encoding 30S ribosomal protein S19, with translation MSRSSKKGPFVDPKLYFKVQKQMEEGKKTPIKTWARSCTIVPEFINVTFAVHDGRKHVPVLVTEDMVGHKLGEFAPTRTFKGHGGKKK, from the coding sequence ATGAGCCGCAGTAGCAAGAAAGGCCCCTTCGTCGATCCGAAGCTGTACTTCAAGGTGCAGAAGCAGATGGAAGAAGGAAAGAAGACCCCGATCAAAACCTGGGCACGATCCTGCACGATCGTCCCTGAGTTCATCAACGTGACCTTCGCCGTACACGATGGCCGCAAGCACGTCCCCGTGCTGGTCACCGAAGATATGGTCGGTCACAAGTTGGGTGAGTTCGCACCGACGCGGACGTTCAAAGGCCACGGCGGCAAGAAAAAGTAA
- the rplB gene encoding 50S ribosomal protein L2 has translation MGIRIYKPTSAGRRNASVSDFAELTPGYEVEKSLLKPKRKTGGRNNQGKITARHRGGGHKQKYRIIDFRRVKDGVVATVDSIQYDPNRSARIALLKYPDGEKSYVVAPGGLAAGDKVQNGPEAPPTVGNCLPLKNIPLGMTICCIEMRIGGGAVLCRSAGTGATLMAREADWAQIQLPSGEVRRIPSRCRATIGQVGNSEHMNIVLGKAGRARWLGRRPHVRGTAMNPIDHPHGGGEGRTKGGRHPVSPQGKSAKGGATRQKRKPSNSSIVRRRKSKRYGQLKLR, from the coding sequence ATGGGAATTCGCATCTACAAGCCGACCAGCGCCGGACGACGCAATGCGTCTGTCAGCGACTTTGCAGAGCTGACGCCCGGTTACGAGGTCGAAAAGTCCTTGCTGAAGCCGAAGCGAAAGACCGGCGGCCGAAACAACCAAGGCAAGATCACGGCTCGTCACCGTGGCGGCGGTCACAAGCAGAAGTATCGCATCATCGATTTCCGACGCGTTAAAGATGGCGTTGTCGCGACTGTTGACTCCATCCAATACGATCCAAACCGATCGGCTCGGATCGCGTTGCTGAAGTACCCTGACGGGGAAAAGTCGTACGTGGTCGCTCCAGGCGGTTTGGCTGCTGGTGACAAAGTACAAAACGGCCCAGAAGCACCTCCAACGGTTGGCAACTGCCTTCCGCTGAAGAACATCCCACTGGGCATGACCATTTGCTGTATTGAAATGCGAATCGGTGGCGGTGCGGTCTTGTGCCGATCTGCCGGAACCGGTGCGACTTTGATGGCTCGTGAGGCTGACTGGGCTCAGATCCAGTTGCCAAGCGGCGAAGTTCGCCGGATCCCAAGTCGCTGCCGGGCCACGATTGGCCAGGTTGGTAACAGCGAACACATGAATATTGTCCTTGGCAAAGCAGGCCGCGCACGATGGTTGGGTCGCCGACCACACGTTCGCGGTACCGCGATGAACCCGATCGATCACCCGCACGGTGGTGGTGAAGGTCGAACCAAGGGCGGACGTCACCCAGTGAGCCCGCAGGGCAAGAGCGCTAAGGGTGGTGCAACACGACAAAAACGCAAACCCAGTAACAGCTCGATCGTTCGTCGCCGCAAGAGCAAGCGATACGGTCAGTTGAAACTGCGTTAA
- the rplW gene encoding 50S ribosomal protein L23: MARIQPPAQPETKIKLEPHQILLRPLVTEKGVHRATRHNEYAFEVHQMATKPEIKAAVEKLFEVRVEKVCTQNRKGKLKRTRTGFGRTSDWRRAIVHLHNDDKIDFF; this comes from the coding sequence ATGGCAAGAATTCAACCACCGGCTCAGCCAGAAACGAAAATCAAGCTCGAGCCTCACCAGATCCTGCTTCGCCCGTTGGTGACCGAAAAAGGTGTTCACCGTGCGACTCGGCACAACGAATACGCCTTCGAAGTTCATCAAATGGCGACCAAGCCAGAGATCAAAGCTGCTGTCGAAAAGCTGTTCGAAGTACGGGTCGAAAAGGTTTGCACGCAGAACCGCAAAGGGAAGCTCAAACGCACCCGCACCGGTTTTGGACGCACCTCGGACTGGCGTCGTGCGATCGTGCACCTGCACAACGACGACAAAATTGACTTCTTCTAG
- the rplD gene encoding 50S ribosomal protein L4, whose protein sequence is MATLPIVNQSGEEVGKYEIDTEQIADRISKQLLHDAVVMYQANQRQGNHSAKTRGEVSGTNKKMYRQKGTGHARAGSKRTNVRRGGGVARTVKQRDYSYRLPKKALQRATRMAIRSKIDDGEMIVIDSLAFDAPKTSQMASVLKACGLGSTTTLIATADIDGAIYKSGRNIPGVEVQPVRQLNALSVLRPNRMLVTKDALDRIKDGSFAKADAE, encoded by the coding sequence ATGGCAACGCTACCGATTGTCAACCAGTCCGGCGAAGAAGTCGGCAAGTACGAAATCGACACCGAGCAGATCGCTGATCGAATCAGCAAGCAACTTCTGCACGATGCTGTCGTGATGTACCAAGCAAACCAACGCCAAGGCAACCACTCGGCTAAGACCCGTGGTGAAGTCAGCGGCACAAACAAGAAAATGTACCGTCAGAAAGGTACCGGTCACGCCCGAGCTGGTTCAAAGCGAACCAACGTTCGACGTGGCGGTGGTGTCGCTCGCACGGTCAAGCAACGTGATTACAGCTATCGATTGCCCAAGAAGGCTTTGCAACGTGCGACTCGCATGGCGATCCGCAGCAAAATCGACGACGGCGAGATGATTGTGATCGACAGCCTTGCTTTCGACGCACCAAAGACATCGCAGATGGCTTCTGTGCTGAAAGCTTGTGGTCTGGGAAGCACCACGACTTTGATCGCTACCGCTGACATTGACGGTGCGATCTACAAGAGTGGTCGCAACATTCCCGGTGTCGAAGTTCAACCGGTTCGCCAACTGAACGCTTTGTCGGTCCTTCGTCCTAATCGCATGCTAGTCACTAAGGACGCGTTGGATCGTATCAAAGACGGTTCATTCGCCAAAGCAGACGCCGAGTAA
- the rplC gene encoding 50S ribosomal protein L3, with amino-acid sequence MTQIYQEDGSVVPVTVVQAGPCNVLQIRSIERDGYAAVQLGFEDKPRRLAARSERGHVAKLDSKRAKKRAEAGVELVEKAGCEPQRFIREFRGESDLSVGNQVTVEVFEGVSRVDITGTSKGRGFAGVMKRHNFSGQRASHGVKKVHRHAGGTGCSASPSRVFKGRRMAGQYGNTKVTTRNLELVKIVPEDNLLLIRGAVPGPNGGLISIRQTNKVN; translated from the coding sequence ATGACCCAGATTTATCAGGAAGACGGCAGCGTCGTTCCTGTAACCGTGGTTCAAGCTGGTCCCTGCAACGTTCTCCAGATCCGTTCAATCGAACGAGACGGATACGCCGCAGTTCAATTGGGTTTCGAAGACAAACCGCGCCGCCTGGCCGCTCGATCAGAGCGAGGCCATGTTGCTAAGCTTGACAGCAAACGCGCTAAGAAGCGTGCAGAAGCTGGTGTTGAGCTTGTCGAAAAGGCCGGCTGCGAGCCACAGCGATTCATTCGCGAGTTCCGTGGCGAATCTGATCTTTCTGTCGGCAACCAAGTCACCGTCGAAGTTTTCGAAGGTGTTAGCCGAGTCGATATTACAGGCACCAGCAAAGGCCGCGGCTTCGCCGGTGTCATGAAACGACATAACTTCTCCGGTCAACGTGCTTCGCACGGCGTCAAGAAGGTTCACCGGCACGCTGGTGGTACCGGATGCAGTGCATCGCCAAGCCGCGTCTTCAAAGGACGTCGCATGGCCGGTCAGTATGGAAATACGAAGGTCACGACGCGAAATCTGGAACTCGTCAAGATTGTCCCCGAAGACAATTTGCTGCTGATCCGGGGTGCTGTCCCTGGGCCGAACGGCGGTTTGATTTCGATTCGTCAAACGAACAAGGTGAATTAA
- the rpsJ gene encoding 30S ribosomal protein S10 translates to MSAGANEVIRIRMEAYDHSVLDQSAQEIVDTVKRTHSEVHGPIPLPTRVERYTVLSSPFVNKKARQQYEIRTHKRLIDIVQATAKTIEALNKLSLPAGVDIKIKASAR, encoded by the coding sequence GTGTCAGCCGGAGCTAACGAGGTCATCCGTATTCGTATGGAAGCATACGACCACTCCGTGTTGGACCAAAGTGCCCAGGAGATTGTGGATACCGTCAAGCGGACTCACAGCGAAGTGCACGGTCCTATCCCGTTGCCAACTCGCGTTGAGCGATACACAGTCCTTTCCAGCCCGTTTGTGAACAAGAAAGCTCGTCAACAGTACGAGATCCGAACTCACAAGCGACTGATCGATATCGTCCAAGCCACCGCGAAGACGATCGAAGCATTGAACAAGTTGAGCCTGCCAGCCGGGGTCGACATCAAGATCAAAGCTTCGGCTCGCTAA
- the tig gene encoding trigger factor, with protein sequence MSTSIDTPETAESPKLQLDVQVNTTQACVREVVVTIPSAEVQRYLKEAYDELVPEAQVPGFRSGRAPRRLVEKQFKDRVVEQVKGKLLMDSLTQVTESEDFSAISEPDFDYNSIPDPSEGDFTYQFTIEVRPDFETPEWKGLELTKPAVNIDDEAITDSLDRVLRDRASWEATEEAAELGDRLLVNINFTEDGKSISKLEEEVVTLSEKLSFSDGLCSEFGKDVAGKKEGDKVTTKVELSGEAAGETERNIVAEVTVVEVQKLESIELTPALLEELGDFESEEELRGFIKESLERQSEYRVKQHIRREVTNLLSDAVQFELPEDLVRRQTYREMQRRIMELQRSGFDETQIRGIANALQQNARSTTEAALREHFVLEQIAEEQEIDATPEDFDVEINLISQQSGSSPRKTRSRLEKTGQMDALRNQIVESKVIDLIVENAKVTEKDMSDEMDDSTNETYPVDFSVLGTRNDGAIPEAKYEDNSTPESNSDKDKE encoded by the coding sequence ATGTCCACGTCCATCGATACACCCGAAACGGCCGAAAGCCCCAAGCTGCAACTGGATGTCCAGGTCAATACGACTCAGGCTTGCGTGCGCGAAGTTGTCGTGACGATTCCATCGGCTGAGGTTCAGCGTTACCTCAAAGAAGCATACGACGAGTTGGTACCCGAGGCTCAGGTTCCCGGTTTCCGTAGCGGTCGTGCACCACGCCGTCTGGTTGAAAAACAATTCAAAGATCGCGTTGTCGAGCAAGTCAAAGGCAAGTTGTTGATGGATAGCCTGACTCAGGTGACTGAGTCGGAAGACTTCTCTGCGATTAGCGAGCCCGATTTCGACTACAACTCGATTCCTGATCCCAGCGAAGGCGACTTTACTTATCAGTTCACCATCGAAGTGCGTCCGGACTTCGAAACACCTGAATGGAAAGGTTTGGAACTGACCAAGCCAGCTGTCAACATCGACGACGAAGCGATCACCGATTCGTTGGATCGTGTGTTGCGAGATCGCGCTTCTTGGGAAGCGACTGAAGAGGCGGCGGAACTTGGTGACCGTTTGTTGGTCAACATCAACTTCACCGAAGACGGAAAGTCGATTTCGAAGCTTGAGGAAGAAGTCGTCACTCTGTCCGAAAAGCTTTCCTTTAGCGATGGCTTGTGCAGCGAATTCGGCAAAGACGTTGCAGGCAAGAAAGAAGGCGACAAGGTAACCACGAAGGTTGAATTGTCCGGCGAAGCGGCTGGCGAAACCGAACGCAACATTGTTGCCGAAGTGACGGTTGTCGAAGTTCAGAAGTTGGAAAGCATTGAACTGACACCAGCGTTGCTGGAAGAGTTGGGCGATTTCGAATCCGAAGAAGAACTGCGTGGTTTCATCAAGGAATCACTCGAGCGTCAAAGCGAGTATCGCGTCAAGCAACACATCCGTCGTGAAGTAACTAACCTGCTAAGCGATGCGGTTCAGTTCGAGCTCCCGGAAGATCTCGTTCGTCGTCAAACCTATCGCGAAATGCAGCGCCGTATCATGGAATTGCAGCGTAGCGGTTTTGACGAAACGCAAATTCGTGGTATTGCAAACGCGCTTCAGCAGAATGCACGTTCGACCACTGAAGCCGCTTTGCGTGAGCACTTCGTGTTGGAGCAAATTGCTGAAGAGCAAGAGATCGATGCAACTCCAGAGGACTTTGATGTCGAGATCAACTTGATCAGTCAGCAATCTGGCAGCAGCCCACGTAAGACCCGTAGTCGTCTTGAAAAGACTGGCCAGATGGACGCTTTGCGTAACCAAATCGTCGAGAGCAAGGTGATTGACCTGATCGTCGAAAATGCAAAAGTGACCGAGAAGGACATGTCCGACGAGATGGACGATTCGACCAACGAGACTTATCCGGTTGACTTCAGCGTCTTGGGAACTCGCAACGATGGTGCGATTCCAGAAGCGAAGTACGAAGATAACTCGACCCCAGAATCGAACTCTGACAAAGATAAAGAGTAA
- a CDS encoding SpoIIE family protein phosphatase, producing the protein MAFLSTSPGKNALGGADVAAATIAGGPERFKLHQGETSIGRHPDCHIVVDAGPVSRFHAKVIGEGKRFTVHDLGSRNGTYLNGQRLSAAQVLREGDRIRISEIEFVFHADEVPQFASSLSSEVSFSGSNFGIVMTDDEPESSRSIAPRVKYEKSDDGLKMQATAEAKLEALLKINRNLGSALSVDEVLPKILDSLFAIFPSADRGFVVLQTDDDQLQTRWVKTRQQVDETQTVRISRTIIRRVISTGESILSFDATEDSRFDSSESIADFSIKSMICAPLGDADGKKFGAIQIDSTQGRGQFAEDDIDLLSGVAAQAGILITNAQMHEQALKQQEVEQDLRLATDVQKAFLPQSSPETSGWEFDSFYRAANHIGGDYYDYIQLPDGRVAVVVADVVGHGVAAAMFMAKLSAETRFCLASESDVAHAIECLNDRMSALEVERFVTFLMVVVDPNQEAVTIVNAGHMPPIVRRNGNGEILEPGADQSGLPIAIMSGMEYEAVSLPVKPGDFLLLYTDGINEAMDFKDEEFGIDTIRELVSKTDEVTSIKDRIVGSVLQHIGDAPPFDDMCLVAIRRTGEPGAKVNDGPVVSETLGEDDIRSLKS; encoded by the coding sequence ATGGCGTTCTTATCAACAAGCCCAGGTAAAAACGCCCTCGGGGGCGCCGACGTTGCTGCGGCAACAATTGCTGGTGGCCCCGAACGATTTAAACTGCACCAAGGCGAGACTTCGATTGGTCGTCATCCTGATTGCCATATCGTGGTCGACGCCGGGCCGGTAAGCCGGTTTCATGCTAAAGTAATCGGTGAAGGAAAACGCTTCACCGTGCATGACCTTGGTAGCCGCAATGGGACTTATCTAAACGGGCAGCGACTCAGCGCTGCCCAGGTTCTTCGCGAAGGCGACCGAATTCGTATCAGTGAGATCGAGTTCGTCTTTCATGCAGACGAAGTACCTCAATTCGCTTCGTCGCTATCGTCGGAGGTCTCATTCTCCGGTTCAAACTTCGGCATCGTGATGACGGATGATGAGCCAGAGTCATCTCGCTCGATCGCCCCTCGCGTCAAATACGAAAAGTCCGATGACGGGCTGAAGATGCAGGCGACTGCAGAAGCCAAGTTAGAAGCGTTGCTAAAGATCAATCGCAATCTTGGCAGTGCGCTTTCGGTGGATGAGGTCCTGCCGAAAATCTTAGATAGCTTGTTCGCGATTTTTCCGTCGGCCGATCGTGGCTTTGTTGTCTTGCAAACCGATGACGATCAGCTGCAGACACGTTGGGTAAAAACGCGGCAACAGGTTGACGAAACTCAGACGGTGCGGATCAGTCGGACAATCATTCGGCGTGTTATCTCGACCGGCGAATCGATCCTTTCGTTTGATGCGACCGAAGACAGTCGATTCGATAGCAGTGAGTCCATCGCGGACTTTTCCATCAAGAGTATGATCTGTGCCCCGCTGGGCGATGCCGATGGGAAAAAGTTTGGTGCCATTCAGATCGATTCGACGCAGGGACGTGGCCAGTTTGCAGAAGACGACATCGATCTGTTAAGTGGTGTTGCTGCGCAAGCGGGCATCTTGATTACGAACGCTCAGATGCACGAGCAAGCGCTCAAACAGCAAGAAGTCGAGCAGGACTTGCGTTTGGCTACGGATGTTCAGAAAGCTTTCTTGCCGCAATCGTCACCGGAGACAAGCGGTTGGGAGTTTGACAGTTTCTATCGCGCGGCGAATCACATCGGTGGCGATTATTACGACTACATCCAACTGCCCGATGGACGTGTCGCAGTGGTCGTTGCGGATGTTGTCGGGCATGGTGTGGCGGCAGCGATGTTCATGGCAAAGCTATCCGCCGAAACGCGTTTTTGTCTCGCCAGTGAATCCGACGTGGCGCATGCGATCGAATGCCTGAACGATCGTATGAGTGCTTTGGAAGTGGAGCGATTTGTCACGTTCTTGATGGTGGTTGTTGATCCGAATCAAGAAGCGGTCACGATCGTCAATGCGGGACACATGCCGCCAATCGTTCGCCGAAACGGTAACGGAGAGATTCTCGAGCCGGGTGCGGATCAATCCGGTTTGCCGATCGCGATCATGTCAGGAATGGAATACGAAGCGGTTTCGTTGCCGGTCAAGCCAGGTGATTTCTTGCTGCTTTACACCGATGGAATCAACGAGGCGATGGATTTCAAGGATGAAGAATTCGGAATCGATACGATTCGCGAATTAGTTTCCAAAACGGATGAAGTGACTTCAATCAAAGATCGCATCGTCGGTTCTGTTCTCCAGCATATCGGTGATGCACCGCCGTTTGATGATATGTGCTTGGTGGCGATTCGGCGTACGGGTGAACCAGGTGCGAAAGTGAACGACGGTCCTGTCGTCTCTGAGACGCTAGGCGAAGATGACATTCGGTCGTTGAAGTCATGA
- a CDS encoding acylphosphatase, which yields MNKRVVVRYHGRVQGVGFRATALHHGRGLDVHGFVRNEFDGSVLMDVEGPKTHLDELLQRIESRPAGSIDHSDVSWEKPLGRSSGFSIA from the coding sequence ATGAATAAACGCGTCGTTGTCCGATACCATGGTCGCGTTCAGGGCGTCGGCTTTCGTGCGACGGCGCTTCACCATGGGCGAGGTTTGGACGTCCACGGATTCGTTCGCAACGAGTTCGACGGAAGTGTGTTGATGGACGTCGAAGGCCCGAAAACACATCTGGATGAACTGCTTCAGCGAATCGAATCTCGCCCTGCAGGTTCGATCGATCACAGTGACGTTTCTTGGGAAAAGCCTCTCGGCCGAAGCAGCGGCTTTTCAATTGCGTAG
- a CDS encoding sugar phosphate isomerase/epimerase family protein — protein sequence MQRRQVLQTLGAVGSLSILGGQCGRVFAAAEATPWIRKTLKIGMIGVKGSLEEKFAAAKAAGFHGVEVAVPGISVEEINHAAKSAGIVIDGSVGSQHWSVRHSDPDPAVRSKALQQLKQSIEETSAVGGDSCLVVVGHGNDGTQDEVWKRSSDNMHAAIETAEKYNVNLLIENVWNKFLYDHDGDAEQSVKPLANYVDSFKSDRVGLQFDLGNHWKYGDIATWVRELGPRIMKLDIKGFSREKNQFTKIGEGDVDWPGIEAALREIKFQGWCAAEVGGGGPDRLKEIADNMEAALHCNQNKV from the coding sequence ATGCAACGTCGTCAAGTTTTGCAAACTCTTGGAGCTGTCGGATCGTTGTCGATACTTGGGGGCCAATGTGGGCGTGTCTTTGCAGCAGCAGAAGCGACACCCTGGATTCGCAAAACGTTGAAGATCGGGATGATCGGCGTGAAAGGTTCGCTTGAGGAGAAGTTTGCTGCGGCCAAAGCGGCTGGCTTTCACGGTGTTGAAGTAGCGGTCCCAGGGATCAGTGTTGAGGAAATCAATCATGCCGCCAAGTCTGCAGGGATCGTGATCGATGGTAGCGTCGGGAGTCAGCACTGGAGTGTGCGTCACAGCGATCCGGATCCTGCAGTGCGTTCCAAAGCATTGCAGCAGCTGAAGCAATCGATTGAGGAAACGTCTGCGGTGGGTGGTGATAGCTGTCTCGTGGTCGTGGGGCACGGCAATGATGGAACACAGGACGAGGTCTGGAAGCGATCATCCGACAATATGCACGCTGCTATCGAGACCGCTGAAAAGTACAACGTGAACTTGCTGATCGAAAACGTTTGGAACAAGTTCTTGTACGACCACGATGGCGACGCTGAGCAGTCTGTCAAACCGTTGGCAAACTATGTCGATTCATTTAAGTCCGATCGAGTTGGTTTGCAGTTCGACCTCGGCAATCATTGGAAATACGGCGACATCGCGACTTGGGTCCGCGAGCTGGGGCCGCGGATTATGAAGCTGGATATCAAGGGCTTCTCTCGTGAGAAGAACCAGTTTACGAAAATCGGTGAAGGTGACGTCGATTGGCCCGGTATCGAGGCAGCGCTACGTGAGATAAAGTTTCAGGGATGGTGTGCGGCCGAAGTCGGGGGCGGTGGGCCGGATCGCTTGAAAGAAATCGCCGACAATATGGAAGCCGCACTGCATTGCAATCAGAACAAGGTTTAA